A single Pseudomonas sp. MM223 DNA region contains:
- a CDS encoding Mannuronan synthase gives MSLISIGDVLSTLQRDNFTKARKQKDGGSGLSAFGRLKAVTVTLGVFVVGVAAFGFVAKSLYGMYFVSHAEAGVVAVPTTTVTMPRDGTVSSLVESGGQITKGAPLASFTTSMLDMLKGNLDNAQLEPAKIEELFGKQLSGTLTSPCDCVVSRQLVDDGQYAAKGQAIFQLVPRTTTPMVEARFSYRQFDEVKPGTQVNFQIAGEDEVRTGQIVSSASLNSEDLASDIRVQIKPDSALPAELAGRPAAVNSDRGPSLNWLIDKAVARGL, from the coding sequence GTGAGCCTGATCAGCATCGGCGATGTGCTCAGCACCTTGCAGCGCGACAACTTCACCAAGGCACGCAAGCAGAAGGACGGTGGCTCGGGCCTGAGCGCCTTCGGCCGGCTCAAGGCCGTCACCGTCACCCTCGGCGTATTCGTGGTCGGCGTTGCCGCATTCGGCTTCGTCGCCAAATCGCTGTACGGCATGTACTTCGTCAGCCATGCCGAAGCCGGTGTGGTCGCGGTACCCACCACCACGGTCACCATGCCGCGCGACGGCACCGTAAGCAGCCTGGTCGAAAGTGGCGGGCAGATCACCAAGGGCGCTCCACTGGCCAGCTTTACCACCAGCATGCTGGACATGCTCAAGGGCAACCTGGACAACGCGCAGCTGGAGCCGGCGAAGATCGAGGAACTGTTCGGCAAGCAGCTGTCCGGCACCCTCACCAGCCCCTGTGATTGCGTGGTATCCCGCCAGTTGGTGGACGATGGCCAGTACGCAGCCAAAGGCCAGGCCATCTTCCAGCTGGTCCCGCGCACCACCACGCCGATGGTTGAGGCCCGCTTCAGCTACCGCCAGTTCGACGAGGTCAAGCCAGGCACCCAGGTCAACTTCCAGATTGCCGGCGAAGACGAAGTGCGCACCGGCCAGATCGTCAGCAGCGCCAGCCTCAACAGCGAAGACCTGGCCTCCGACATTCGCGTGCAGATCAAGCCTGACAGCGCCCTGCCCGCCGAACTGGCCGGCCGCCCGGCAGCGGTCAACAGCGACCGTGGCCCGTCGCTGAACTGGCTGATCGACAAAGCCGTGGCCCGTGGGCTGTAA
- the algK gene encoding Alginate biosynthesis protein AlgK (*Name algK) translates to MTSRHLDTCGSWLAGDRVRSTRPADISPALASRRQASSHRVRVNLGLCALAAAITLAGCAGLPDQRLANEAMKRGDTALAERNYKALADLGYSEAQVGLADIKVATRDPSQIKEAEATYRAAAATSPRAQARLGRLLVAKPDSTQAEREEAETLLKQAAKQGESNTLIPLAMLYLSYPQSFPKVNAQQQIDQWRAAGNHEAGLAQVLLYRTQGTYDQHLGDVEKICKTALNTTDICYVELATVYQKRGQADQQAALLGQLKSAYTRGAVPATRVDSVARVLADRSLGQTDEKTAKDLLEQVAPANPASWVSLAQLLYDFPELGDTDQLLAYIDKGREAEQPRAELLLGRLYYEGKTLPADAKKAEQHLQAAADAGEISAHYYLGQLYRRGYLGNVEPQKAVDNLLAAARGGQNSADYALAQLFSEGHGIRPQPGNAWVFAQLSQVNPTPQSAELLQQLDQQLTPDQRSQAQQLLAQEKQARGSMAQGANSTLAIEALQDDEKEVDGEDSL, encoded by the coding sequence ATGACTAGCAGACACCTCGATACCTGTGGGAGCTGGCTTGCCGGCGATCGAGTGCGCAGCACTCGCCCAGCAGATATATCGCCTGCACTGGCCTCTCGCCGGCAAGCCAGCTCCCACAGGGTCCGCGTGAACCTTGGTCTTTGTGCCCTGGCTGCCGCCATCACTCTGGCCGGCTGTGCAGGCCTGCCCGACCAGCGCCTGGCCAACGAAGCCATGAAGCGTGGTGATACGGCATTGGCCGAGCGCAATTACAAGGCCCTGGCCGACCTGGGCTACAGCGAAGCGCAGGTGGGCCTGGCGGACATCAAGGTGGCCACCCGCGACCCATCGCAAATCAAGGAAGCCGAGGCCACCTACCGCGCCGCGGCCGCCACCTCGCCCCGTGCCCAGGCGCGCCTTGGCCGTCTGCTGGTGGCCAAACCCGACAGCACCCAGGCCGAACGCGAGGAAGCCGAAACCCTGCTCAAGCAGGCCGCGAAACAGGGCGAAAGCAACACCCTGATTCCGCTGGCAATGCTGTACCTCAGCTACCCGCAGAGCTTCCCCAAGGTCAACGCGCAGCAGCAGATTGACCAGTGGCGCGCCGCCGGCAACCACGAAGCGGGCCTGGCCCAAGTGCTGCTGTACCGCACCCAGGGCACCTACGACCAGCACCTGGGCGACGTGGAAAAAATCTGCAAGACCGCGCTGAACACCACCGATATTTGCTACGTCGAGCTGGCCACCGTGTACCAGAAGCGTGGCCAGGCCGACCAGCAAGCCGCCCTGCTCGGCCAGCTGAAGTCCGCCTACACCCGCGGCGCCGTACCGGCCACCCGGGTCGACAGCGTGGCACGGGTACTGGCCGACCGCAGCCTGGGCCAGACCGACGAGAAAACCGCCAAAGACCTGCTTGAGCAGGTGGCCCCGGCCAACCCGGCATCCTGGGTCAGCCTGGCGCAACTGCTGTACGACTTCCCCGAACTGGGCGACACCGACCAGTTGCTGGCCTACATCGACAAGGGCCGTGAGGCCGAGCAGCCACGCGCCGAACTGTTGCTGGGCCGCCTGTACTACGAAGGCAAAACCCTGCCAGCCGACGCCAAAAAAGCCGAGCAGCACCTGCAGGCCGCCGCCGACGCCGGTGAAATCAGCGCCCATTACTACCTGGGCCAGCTGTACCGTCGCGGCTACCTGGGCAATGTCGAGCCGCAAAAGGCCGTCGACAACCTGCTGGCCGCCGCCCGTGGCGGGCAGAACAGCGCCGACTACGCCTTGGCCCAACTATTCAGTGAAGGCCACGGTATCCGCCCGCAACCGGGCAACGCCTGGGTGTTCGCCCAGCTGTCGCAAGTCAACCCGACGCCGCAATCAGCAGAACTGCTGCAGCAGCTCGATCAGCAACTCACGCCCGACCAGCGTAGCCAGGCCCAGCAGCTGCTGGCGCAAGAGAAGCAGGCACGCGGCAGCATGGCGCAGGGGGCCAACAGCACCCTGGCCATCGAAGCCCTGCAAGACGACGAAAAAGAAGTAGACGGTGAGGACTCGCTATGA
- the algE gene encoding Alginate production protein AlgE (*Name algE) — protein MTLNPFVKAGIGLSFALLWSCPTLAEMTAEKNFGLDVKITGQSEDDRDLGTRPGGDVNGLGLDLRPWVYGERGNWSAYAMGQAVAATDTIETDTLRQNDDGTTTDTGDDSRQPDKSYLAMREFWVGYSGLTAYPGEQLRLGRQRLRSDDGMWRDTNIEALNWTFDTTLLKADLGVAQRFSEYRTDLTELAPEDKDRTHLYGNVATQWTPGHWVGVRAHHTHDSGSLKNPGETVDALDKTRTGDLTWLGLEANSDAYNWRNDHTVNYWGSVTWLTGDRDTLSSQAVGDEQVATGKQSGDVNAWATDLGIRLRLDPQWQVGAAYARGSGGGGDDGSNNFEQTGLESNRSNFTGTRSRVHRFGEAFRGELGNLQAATLFASWQLRDDYDASLIYHKFWRVDGNQNIGSSGINAAVDDNGVNRQLVDGEKDLGQEMDVVVTKYFKQGLLPASMSQAIDEPSALVRLRAGVFKPGDAYGKEADSYMHRAFVDVIWRF, from the coding sequence ATGACGCTCAATCCCTTCGTGAAAGCCGGCATCGGCCTGAGCTTCGCCCTGCTGTGGTCCTGCCCGACCCTGGCGGAAATGACCGCCGAGAAAAACTTCGGCCTGGACGTGAAAATCACCGGCCAGTCAGAAGACGACCGTGACCTGGGCACCCGCCCTGGCGGCGACGTCAACGGCCTGGGCCTGGACCTGCGCCCATGGGTGTACGGCGAGCGCGGCAACTGGAGCGCCTATGCCATGGGCCAGGCGGTGGCAGCCACCGACACCATCGAAACCGACACCCTTCGCCAGAACGACGACGGCACCACCACCGACACCGGCGACGACAGCCGTCAGCCAGACAAAAGCTACCTGGCCATGCGCGAGTTCTGGGTGGGCTACAGCGGCCTCACCGCCTACCCGGGCGAGCAACTTCGCCTGGGTCGCCAGCGCCTGCGCAGCGACGATGGCATGTGGCGCGACACCAACATCGAAGCACTGAACTGGACCTTCGACACCACCCTGCTCAAGGCCGACCTGGGCGTGGCCCAGCGCTTCAGCGAATACCGCACCGACCTCACCGAGCTGGCCCCGGAAGACAAGGACCGCACGCACCTCTACGGCAACGTCGCCACACAATGGACCCCAGGCCATTGGGTAGGCGTACGCGCCCACCACACCCATGACAGCGGCAGCCTGAAGAACCCGGGCGAAACCGTCGATGCGCTGGACAAGACCCGCACCGGCGACCTGACCTGGCTGGGCCTTGAAGCCAACAGCGACGCCTACAACTGGCGCAACGACCACACCGTCAACTACTGGGGCAGCGTCACCTGGCTGACCGGTGACCGCGACACCCTCAGCAGCCAGGCCGTAGGCGACGAACAGGTTGCCACTGGCAAGCAGAGCGGCGACGTCAATGCCTGGGCCACCGACCTCGGCATCCGCCTGCGCCTGGACCCGCAATGGCAGGTCGGTGCGGCCTACGCCCGTGGCAGCGGCGGCGGTGGCGACGACGGCTCGAACAACTTCGAGCAGACCGGCCTTGAGAGCAACCGCTCCAACTTCACCGGCACCCGTTCACGCGTGCACCGCTTCGGCGAAGCCTTCCGTGGCGAGCTGGGCAACTTGCAGGCAGCCACCCTGTTCGCCTCCTGGCAGCTGCGCGACGACTACGACGCCAGCCTGATCTACCACAAGTTCTGGCGTGTCGACGGCAACCAGAACATCGGCTCCAGCGGCATCAACGCCGCCGTCGACGACAACGGCGTCAACCGCCAGCTGGTCGACGGCGAAAAAGACCTTGGCCAGGAAATGGACGTGGTCGTGACCAAGTACTTCAAGCAAGGCCTGCTGCCGGCTTCGATGAGCCAGGCCATCGACGAGCCGTCTGCCCTGGTGCGCCTGCGTGCCGGTGTGTTCAAGCCGGGCGACGCCTACGGCAAGGAAGCGGACTCGTACATGCACCGTGCCTTCGTCGATGTGATCTGGCGCTTCTGA
- the algG gene encoding Mannuronan C5-epimerase (*Name algG), with protein MTAMSTWSSLSKKVPRQYLSEVEPGVYLARLPIVVGQKGILEIDGKVKQLRLSQEGGSFLVNDGKLFVTDTQVTGWREKDNGPATFRSPKEFRPFLLSWGGTETYIVNTKMASFGYAKSKSYGVSISQYTPNMAKRMGRPEPTGWIIGSEFSDMWYGFYCYETQDFVVKDSTYRDNIVYGIDPHDRSHRLIIAGNTVYGTKKKHGIIVSREVNDSWIINNKSYDNKLSGVVIDRNSVNNLVAYNEIYRNHTDGITLYESGDNLIWGNKLINNRRHGIRVRNSVNIRLYENIAMANGLVGVYGHIKDLSDTDRDIALDPFDTKVSLIVVGGELAANGSGPLSIDSPLSVELYKVSMLAPRKASGISLNGVLGERQDEILDLLVRQQKAVLIDPVERQTEMID; from the coding sequence ATGACGGCCATGTCGACCTGGTCGAGCCTGAGCAAGAAGGTACCCAGGCAGTACCTCAGCGAAGTCGAGCCCGGGGTTTACCTGGCACGCCTGCCAATCGTGGTCGGGCAGAAGGGCATCCTCGAGATCGACGGCAAGGTCAAGCAGCTGCGCCTGTCCCAGGAGGGCGGTTCGTTCCTGGTCAACGACGGCAAGCTGTTCGTCACCGACACCCAGGTGACCGGCTGGCGGGAAAAGGACAACGGCCCGGCAACCTTCCGCTCGCCCAAGGAATTCCGCCCGTTCCTGTTGTCGTGGGGCGGTACCGAGACCTACATCGTCAACACCAAAATGGCCAGCTTCGGCTATGCCAAGTCCAAGTCGTATGGCGTGAGCATCTCGCAGTACACGCCGAACATGGCCAAGCGCATGGGCCGCCCGGAACCTACCGGCTGGATCATCGGCTCGGAATTCAGCGACATGTGGTACGGCTTTTACTGCTACGAGACCCAGGACTTCGTGGTCAAGGACAGTACCTACCGCGACAACATCGTCTATGGCATCGACCCGCACGACCGTTCGCACCGCCTGATCATCGCCGGCAACACCGTGTATGGCACCAAGAAGAAGCACGGCATCATCGTTTCACGTGAGGTGAATGACAGCTGGATCATCAACAACAAAAGCTACGACAACAAGCTTTCGGGCGTGGTGATCGACCGTAACAGCGTCAACAACCTGGTGGCCTACAACGAGATCTATCGCAACCACACCGACGGCATCACCCTGTACGAAAGCGGCGACAACCTGATCTGGGGCAACAAGCTGATCAACAACCGCCGCCACGGCATCCGTGTGCGTAACAGCGTGAACATTCGCCTGTACGAAAACATCGCCATGGCCAACGGCCTGGTGGGTGTTTACGGCCACATCAAGGACCTGTCCGACACCGACCGCGACATCGCCCTCGACCCGTTCGATACCAAGGTCTCGCTGATCGTGGTGGGTGGCGAGCTGGCGGCCAATGGCTCCGGCCCGCTGTCGATCGACTCGCCGCTGTCGGTCGAATTGTACAAGGTGTCCATGCTTGCCCCACGCAAGGCCAGTGGCATCAGCCTCAATGGCGTGCTGGGCGAGCGCCAGGACGAAATCCTCGACCTGCTGGTACGCCAGCAGAAGGCTGTGCTGATCGACCCGGTCGAACGCCAGACCGAAATGATCGATTAA